The segment AATTGCTTACCCTGTCCGGAAACCAGATCCAAGACCTGACTCCTTTGGCTGCCTTGACCGGGTTGGAAAATCTGTTTCTGAGTGAAAACCAGATTCAAGATCTACAACCCCTAGCGGGCTTAACCCAGCTAACCGGGCTGACGTT is part of the Candidatus Obscuribacterales bacterium genome and harbors:
- a CDS encoding leucine-rich repeat domain-containing protein codes for the protein MGNPIDDLSPLTNLHQLVTLSVGDSAISDLSPLRGMTKLKLLTLSGNQIQDLTPLAALTGLENLFLSENQIQDLQPLAGLTQLTGLT